The following proteins come from a genomic window of Hypomesus transpacificus isolate Combined female unplaced genomic scaffold, fHypTra1 scaffold_132, whole genome shotgun sequence:
- the fhod1 gene encoding FH1/FH2 domain-containing protein 1 isoform X3, whose product MATITCRVQYLEDSDPFVCTNFPEPRRPPPYNIDENLALSEQIAGIHKLLEAPLKLEECALQLATIGNYLDLDMSLAEQRDELEQLYEDSAKGKKPILILRTQLSVRVHSILEKLYNSHGPELRRSLFSLKQLFQDDKDLVPEFVNSEGLTCFIKVGAEADHNYQNYILRALSQIMLFVDGMNGVINHNEMVQWLYTLSGSLSRLVVKTVLKLLIVFVEYSESNGSLLIKAVNTVDGKRAVKPWKYLTEILQEKNGSDTELLIFTMTLINKTLAALPDQDSFYDVTDCLEQQGMESIMQKHMSRHATEQDLKHQFSIYETALKFEDGETDETIPHIRKERRKVAASEQEGRRSRRQSSQSLSDSVSPSNPPFSPASSTSNPLSPASSISAHSPTVGRSQNNSPISSEPRSPSPQTPSSSPLDTGSQRAAPLLLPGPSNGTAASLSPTEQEPKIPPSPSRSFLSHHMSALGISRRSRLFNKAGSISEDSSPASSSPSPTDANAPEKKQLLPAAEQGRPEGRSTFRDTFLRSLAITQQEKKRRGLNVNKLRKVPSQEDKVPAPHEDTPSPADSGTPTEGSDQEGGGADPQLAGQGSRGSSRGPSPCTLEHPADSHTQTANNEPGGTVRRQGSVVEQRSTLSNDRKFMLDMLYSKNSTGGTLSPLAGSTNNEEEEEEEMESPSMDDDLGGVGSLAERLSSLQAYSARPSLSEDGSSRRAELDFLGGSAQAARTRLEERRAHGKLRPQHSIDAETHSRSLERTLMTPLARGQGQGWESLQTSCRALRIKDLDFSDLLEEEDIDVLDMDTFDTRMPNGGVPPPPPPPPGQAGVPPPPQLPPPGTAPPPPPPLPGLGGPPPPPPPPPCAPPPPPSSSSSSHQCPEPAFAKKRKTVKLFWKELKQSDTPRKCKFGRGTVWASLDKVTVDTAKLEHLFESKAKELPVAKKGPEVKKSSIQVLDPKRSNAINIGMTVLPAIHVIKTAILNFDEFAITKEGIEKILTMVPTEEEKQKIQEAQLGSPDVPLGTAEQFLLTLSSISGLSSRLQLWAFKLNYETLEKEIAEPLFDLKLGMEQLAKNKTFKRILATLLAIGNFLNSTSAKGFELTYLEKVTEVKDTVHRQSLLHHTCNFVVENYPDTSDVYSEIPDITRSAKVEFEQLSDNLVQLERRCKTSWDSLKVVAKHETKPLLKNKMTEFLKDCTERIIILKVVHRRIINRFHSFLLYLGQPSYSVRDIKVTQFCKIISEFSLEYRTTRERVLTQKRKRAVHRERTKTRGKMITETEKFSGAVSQEDDSASVSMTAEAEPEQEEHKNMKNMLISSSVQCGLRRSRAVRSLGRVSPPQMSGAKEDSTSSQDDATDEIMDRLVKSVTQNPSERPSSPKTRKRSRLNRKSLRRTLKSGLTVDVVQALGLNSKAEDKI is encoded by the exons AGAAGCTGTACAACTCTCACGGTCCAGAGCTCAGGAGGTCCCTGTTCTCCCTCAAGCAGCTCTTCCAG GATGACAAAGACCTGGTACCAGAGTTTGTGAACTCTGAAGGGCTCACGTGCTTCATCAAGGTGGGAGCCGAAGCCGACCACAACTACCAGAACTACATTTTGAGAg cCCTCAGCCAGATCATGCTGTTTGTGGATGGAATGAACGGGGTGATCAACCACAACGAGATGGTGCAGTGGCTGTACACGCTGAGTGGAAGCCTG TCCAGGCTGGTGGTGAAGACGGTTCTGAAGCTGCTCATTGTGTTCGTGGAGTACTCAGAGTCCAACGGGTCCCTGCTCATCAAGGCTGTCAACACTGTGGACGGCAAGAGAG ctgtgaagCCCTGGAAGTACCTGACAGAGATCCTACAGGAGAAGAACGGTTCAGACACTGAGCTGCTGATCTTCACCATGACCCTCATCAACAAG accctgGCAGCCCTGCCGGACCAGGACTCGTTCTACGACGTGACGGACTGCCTGGAGCAGCAAGGCATGGAGAGCATCATGCAGAAGCACATGAGCCGCCATGCCACTGAGCAAGACCTCAAACACCAGTTCTCCATCTACGAG ACTGCTCTAAAGTTTGAAGACGGGGAGACGGACGAGACCATTCCTCACATTCGCAAGGAGCGGCGCAAAGTAGCGGCGAGCgaacaggagggcaggaggagccGTCGCCAGTCGTCCCAGAGCCTCtcagactctgtctctccctccaaccctcccttctctccagcctcctccacctccaaccccctctctccagcctcctctatCTCCGCCCACAGCCCCACGGTGGGGCGAAGCCAGAACAACTCCCCGATATCCTCCGAGCCTcggagcccctccccccagactccCTCCTCCAGTCCCTTGGACACAGGCTCACAGAGGGCTGCCCCTCTACTGCTCCCTGGGCCCAGCAACGGTACTGCGGCATCACTCTCTCCCACTGAGCAGGAGCCCAAGATTCCCCCCAGCCC GAGTCGCTCTTTCCTCAGCCACCACATGTCTGCTCTGGGGATTTCTAGGAGGTCCAGGTTGTTTAACAAGGCAGGGTCCATCTCTGAGgactcctccccagcctccagcag CCCGTCTCCCACAGACGCCAACGCCCCTGAGAAGAAGCAGCTCCTGCCGGCCGCAGAGCAGGGCAGACCGGAGGGCAGGAGCACCTTTAG AGACACATTCCTACGCAGCCTGGCCATCACTcagcaggagaagaagagaaggggtTTGAACGTCAACAAGCTCCGCAAGGTTCCCTCCCAGGAGGACAAGGTCCCTGCCCCGCACGAGGACACTCCCTCACCTGCGGATTCAGGCACCCCCACGGAAG GGTCGGACCAGGAGGGCGGCGGTGCGGATCCCCAGCTGGCGGGCCAGGGCTCCAGGGGGAGCAGCAGAGGTCCCAGCCCCTGCACCCTGGAGCACCcagctgactcacacacacagacggccAATAATGAACCAG GTGGCACTGTCCGTCGGCAGGGCAGTGTGGTGGAGCAGCGCAGCACCCTCTCCAACGACAGGAAGTTCATGCTGGACATGCTCTACTCCAAGAATTCCACCGGAGGAACTCTGAGCCCTCTGGCTGGCTCCACCAACaacgaagaagaagaagaggaggagatggagagcccTAGCATGGACGACGACCTGGGCGGTGTGGGCAGCCTTGCGGAGCGTCTCTCCAGCCTGCAGGCGTACTCAGCCCGCCCCTCGCTCAGCGAGGACGGCAGCTCGCGGCGGGCCGAGCTGGACTTCCTGGGGGGCTCTGCCCAGGCGGCCCGCACCCGGCTGGAGGAGCGGAGGGCCCACGGCAAGTTGCGTCCGCAGCACAGCATCGACGCAGAGACGCACTCACGCAGCCTGGAGAGGACGCTGATGACGCCGCTGGCACGCGGCCAGGGCCAAGGCTGGGAAAGCCTGCAGACCAGCTGCCGGGCCCTGCGCATCAAGGACCTGGACTTCTCTGacctcctggaggaggaggacattgaCGTGTTGGACATGGACACCTTCGACACCAGGATGCCCAATGGCGgcgtccctccccctcctcccccaccgccCGGTCAGGCCGGAGTTCCCCCGCCTccacagctgccccccccaggcaccgccccccctcctcctcccccactgccAGGCCTGGGAGggcccccgcctcctcccccgccccccccatgtgctccacctccgcctccctcctcctcctcctcctcgcaccAATGCCCCGAACCGGCGTTTGCCAAGAAGCGCAAGACGGTCAAGCTGTTCTGGAAGGAGCTGAAGCAGTCCGACACCCCCAGGAAGTGCAAGTTTGGCCGGGGGACGGTGTGGGCCTCACTGGATAAGGTAACCGTGGATACGGCCAAACTGGAACACCTGTTTGAATCCAAAGCCAAGGAGCTGCCTGTTGCCAAG AAAGGACCAGAAGTGAAGAAGTCTTCTATTCAGGTACTGGACCCTAAAAGGAGTAATGCCATCAATATTGGCATGACAGTACTTCCTGCCATCCACGTCATCAAGACAGCCATCCTCAACTTTGATGAGTTTGCCATCACCAAGGAGGGCATTGAG AAGATCCTCACCATGGTTCCcacggaggaggagaagcagaagatCCAGGAGGCTCAGCTGGGCAGCCCTGACGTTCCCCTGGGCACGGCCGAGCAGTTCCTGCTAACGCTCTCCTCCATCAGCGGACTCAGCTCTCGCCTGCAGCTCTGGGCCTTCAAACTCAACTACGAGACtctggagaag GAGATCGCAGAACCTCTCTTTGACCTGAAGCTGGGTATGGAGCAACTGGCCAAGAACAAGACGTTCAAGCGTATCCTGGCAACGCTCCTCGCCATCGGTAACTTCCTCAACAGCACCAGC GCCAAGGGTTTTGAGCTGACCTACCTGGAGAAGGTGACGGAGGTGAAGGACACTGTCCACAGACAGTCTCTGCTCCACCACACCTGCAACTTTGTGGTGGAGAACTATCCAGACACCTCTGACGTGTACTCTGAGATTCCTGACATCACCCGTTCTGCCAAG GTGGAGTTTGAGCAACTGTCTGACAACCTGGTGCAGCTGGAGAGGAGGTGCAAGACGTCGTGGGACAGCCTGAAGGTGGTTGCCAAGCACGAGACCAAGCCCCTGCTGAAGAACAAGATGACAGAGTTCCTCAAGGACTGTACCGAGAGGATCATCATCCTTAAGGTGGTGCACCGGCGCATCATCAAcag GTTCCACTCGTTCCTGCTGTACCTGGGCCAGCCCTCGTACTCGGTGCGTGACATCAAGGTGACCCAGTTCTGCAAGATCATCAGTGAGTTCTCCCTGGAGTATAggaccaccagggagagggtCCTCACCCAGAAACGCAAGAGGGCTGTCCACCGAGAACGCACCAAGACCAGGGGCAAGATGATCACAGAG acgGAGAAGTTCTCCGGGGCGGTCTCACAAGAGGATGACTCCGCCTCCGTCTCCATGACAGCGGAGGCGGAGCCTGAGCAGGAGGAGCATAAGAACATGAAGAACATGCTGATCAGCAGCTCTGTCCAGTGTGGGCTGAGACGCAGCCGCGCAGTCCgca GCCTAGGCAGGGTTAGCCCCCCCCAGATGTCTGGAGCCAAAGAGGACAGCACCAGCTCTCAGGACGACGCCACCGACGAGATCATGGATCGGCTCGTCAAGTCTGTCACACAGAACCCATCAGAGAGGCCGTCCAGCCCCAAGACACGCAAACGCTCGCGCCTCAACAGGAAGTCGT TGCGGAGGACACTGAAAAGTGGTCTGACTGTAGACGTGGTTCAAGCACTGGGCCTGAACAGCAAGGCTGAGGACAAGATCTGA
- the fhod1 gene encoding FH1/FH2 domain-containing protein 1 isoform X4, which yields MATITCRVQYLEDSDPFVCTNFPEPRRPPPYNIDENLALSEQIAGIHKLLEAPLKLEECALQLATIGNYLDLDMSLAEQRDELEQLYEDSAKGKKPILILRTQLSVRVHSILEKLYNSHGPELRRSLFSLKQLFQDDKDLVPEFVNSEGLTCFIKVGAEADHNYQNYILRALSQIMLFVDGMNGVINHNEMVQWLYTLSGSLSRLVVKTVLKLLIVFVEYSESNGSLLIKAVNTVDGKRAVKPWKYLTEILQEKNGSDTELLIFTMTLINKTLAALPDQDSFYDVTDCLEQQGMESIMQKHMSRHATEQDLKHQFSIYETALKFEDGETDETIPHIRKERRKVAASEQEGRRSRRQSSQSLSDSVSPSNPPFSPASSTSNPLSPASSISAHSPTVGRSQNNSPISSEPRSPSPQTPSSSPLDTGSQRAAPLLLPGPSNGTAASLSPTEQEPKIPPSPPSPTDANAPEKKQLLPAAEQGRPEGRSTFSSALQASDTDCQEECNVDMDKPVLRKFADTFLRSLAITQQEKKRRGLNVNKLRKVPSQEDKVPAPHEDTPSPADSGTPTEGSDQEGGGADPQLAGQGSRGSSRGPSPCTLEHPADSHTQTANNEPGGTVRRQGSVVEQRSTLSNDRKFMLDMLYSKNSTGGTLSPLAGSTNNEEEEEEEMESPSMDDDLGGVGSLAERLSSLQAYSARPSLSEDGSSRRAELDFLGGSAQAARTRLEERRAHGKLRPQHSIDAETHSRSLERTLMTPLARGQGQGWESLQTSCRALRIKDLDFSDLLEEEDIDVLDMDTFDTRMPNGGVPPPPPPPPGQAGVPPPPQLPPPGTAPPPPPPLPGLGGPPPPPPPPPCAPPPPPSSSSSSHQCPEPAFAKKRKTVKLFWKELKQSDTPRKCKFGRGTVWASLDKVTVDTAKLEHLFESKAKELPVAKKGPEVKKSSIQVLDPKRSNAINIGMTVLPAIHVIKTAILNFDEFAITKEGIEKILTMVPTEEEKQKIQEAQLGSPDVPLGTAEQFLLTLSSISGLSSRLQLWAFKLNYETLEKEIAEPLFDLKLGMEQLAKNKTFKRILATLLAIGNFLNSTSAKGFELTYLEKVTEVKDTVHRQSLLHHTCNFVVENYPDTSDVYSEIPDITRSAKVEFEQLSDNLVQLERRCKTSWDSLKVVAKHETKPLLKNKMTEFLKDCTERIIILKVVHRRIINRFHSFLLYLGQPSYSVRDIKVTQFCKIISEFSLEYRTTRERVLTQKRKRAVHRERTKTRGKMITETEKFSGAVSQEDDSASVSMTAEAEPEQEEHKNMKNMLISSSVQCGLRRSRAVRSLGRVSPPQMSGAKEDSTSSQDDATDEIMDRLVKSVTQNPSERPSSPKTRKRSRLNRKSLRRTLKSGLTVDVVQALGLNSKAEDKI from the exons AGAAGCTGTACAACTCTCACGGTCCAGAGCTCAGGAGGTCCCTGTTCTCCCTCAAGCAGCTCTTCCAG GATGACAAAGACCTGGTACCAGAGTTTGTGAACTCTGAAGGGCTCACGTGCTTCATCAAGGTGGGAGCCGAAGCCGACCACAACTACCAGAACTACATTTTGAGAg cCCTCAGCCAGATCATGCTGTTTGTGGATGGAATGAACGGGGTGATCAACCACAACGAGATGGTGCAGTGGCTGTACACGCTGAGTGGAAGCCTG TCCAGGCTGGTGGTGAAGACGGTTCTGAAGCTGCTCATTGTGTTCGTGGAGTACTCAGAGTCCAACGGGTCCCTGCTCATCAAGGCTGTCAACACTGTGGACGGCAAGAGAG ctgtgaagCCCTGGAAGTACCTGACAGAGATCCTACAGGAGAAGAACGGTTCAGACACTGAGCTGCTGATCTTCACCATGACCCTCATCAACAAG accctgGCAGCCCTGCCGGACCAGGACTCGTTCTACGACGTGACGGACTGCCTGGAGCAGCAAGGCATGGAGAGCATCATGCAGAAGCACATGAGCCGCCATGCCACTGAGCAAGACCTCAAACACCAGTTCTCCATCTACGAG ACTGCTCTAAAGTTTGAAGACGGGGAGACGGACGAGACCATTCCTCACATTCGCAAGGAGCGGCGCAAAGTAGCGGCGAGCgaacaggagggcaggaggagccGTCGCCAGTCGTCCCAGAGCCTCtcagactctgtctctccctccaaccctcccttctctccagcctcctccacctccaaccccctctctccagcctcctctatCTCCGCCCACAGCCCCACGGTGGGGCGAAGCCAGAACAACTCCCCGATATCCTCCGAGCCTcggagcccctccccccagactccCTCCTCCAGTCCCTTGGACACAGGCTCACAGAGGGCTGCCCCTCTACTGCTCCCTGGGCCCAGCAACGGTACTGCGGCATCACTCTCTCCCACTGAGCAGGAGCCCAAGATTCCCCCCAGCCC CCCGTCTCCCACAGACGCCAACGCCCCTGAGAAGAAGCAGCTCCTGCCGGCCGCAGAGCAGGGCAGACCGGAGGGCAGGAGCACCTTTAG CAGCGCTCTCCAGGCCAGCGACACCGACTG CCAGGAGGAATGTAATGTAGATATGGACAAGCCGGTTCTGAGAAAGTTTGC AGACACATTCCTACGCAGCCTGGCCATCACTcagcaggagaagaagagaaggggtTTGAACGTCAACAAGCTCCGCAAGGTTCCCTCCCAGGAGGACAAGGTCCCTGCCCCGCACGAGGACACTCCCTCACCTGCGGATTCAGGCACCCCCACGGAAG GGTCGGACCAGGAGGGCGGCGGTGCGGATCCCCAGCTGGCGGGCCAGGGCTCCAGGGGGAGCAGCAGAGGTCCCAGCCCCTGCACCCTGGAGCACCcagctgactcacacacacagacggccAATAATGAACCAG GTGGCACTGTCCGTCGGCAGGGCAGTGTGGTGGAGCAGCGCAGCACCCTCTCCAACGACAGGAAGTTCATGCTGGACATGCTCTACTCCAAGAATTCCACCGGAGGAACTCTGAGCCCTCTGGCTGGCTCCACCAACaacgaagaagaagaagaggaggagatggagagcccTAGCATGGACGACGACCTGGGCGGTGTGGGCAGCCTTGCGGAGCGTCTCTCCAGCCTGCAGGCGTACTCAGCCCGCCCCTCGCTCAGCGAGGACGGCAGCTCGCGGCGGGCCGAGCTGGACTTCCTGGGGGGCTCTGCCCAGGCGGCCCGCACCCGGCTGGAGGAGCGGAGGGCCCACGGCAAGTTGCGTCCGCAGCACAGCATCGACGCAGAGACGCACTCACGCAGCCTGGAGAGGACGCTGATGACGCCGCTGGCACGCGGCCAGGGCCAAGGCTGGGAAAGCCTGCAGACCAGCTGCCGGGCCCTGCGCATCAAGGACCTGGACTTCTCTGacctcctggaggaggaggacattgaCGTGTTGGACATGGACACCTTCGACACCAGGATGCCCAATGGCGgcgtccctccccctcctcccccaccgccCGGTCAGGCCGGAGTTCCCCCGCCTccacagctgccccccccaggcaccgccccccctcctcctcccccactgccAGGCCTGGGAGggcccccgcctcctcccccgccccccccatgtgctccacctccgcctccctcctcctcctcctcctcgcaccAATGCCCCGAACCGGCGTTTGCCAAGAAGCGCAAGACGGTCAAGCTGTTCTGGAAGGAGCTGAAGCAGTCCGACACCCCCAGGAAGTGCAAGTTTGGCCGGGGGACGGTGTGGGCCTCACTGGATAAGGTAACCGTGGATACGGCCAAACTGGAACACCTGTTTGAATCCAAAGCCAAGGAGCTGCCTGTTGCCAAG AAAGGACCAGAAGTGAAGAAGTCTTCTATTCAGGTACTGGACCCTAAAAGGAGTAATGCCATCAATATTGGCATGACAGTACTTCCTGCCATCCACGTCATCAAGACAGCCATCCTCAACTTTGATGAGTTTGCCATCACCAAGGAGGGCATTGAG AAGATCCTCACCATGGTTCCcacggaggaggagaagcagaagatCCAGGAGGCTCAGCTGGGCAGCCCTGACGTTCCCCTGGGCACGGCCGAGCAGTTCCTGCTAACGCTCTCCTCCATCAGCGGACTCAGCTCTCGCCTGCAGCTCTGGGCCTTCAAACTCAACTACGAGACtctggagaag GAGATCGCAGAACCTCTCTTTGACCTGAAGCTGGGTATGGAGCAACTGGCCAAGAACAAGACGTTCAAGCGTATCCTGGCAACGCTCCTCGCCATCGGTAACTTCCTCAACAGCACCAGC GCCAAGGGTTTTGAGCTGACCTACCTGGAGAAGGTGACGGAGGTGAAGGACACTGTCCACAGACAGTCTCTGCTCCACCACACCTGCAACTTTGTGGTGGAGAACTATCCAGACACCTCTGACGTGTACTCTGAGATTCCTGACATCACCCGTTCTGCCAAG GTGGAGTTTGAGCAACTGTCTGACAACCTGGTGCAGCTGGAGAGGAGGTGCAAGACGTCGTGGGACAGCCTGAAGGTGGTTGCCAAGCACGAGACCAAGCCCCTGCTGAAGAACAAGATGACAGAGTTCCTCAAGGACTGTACCGAGAGGATCATCATCCTTAAGGTGGTGCACCGGCGCATCATCAAcag GTTCCACTCGTTCCTGCTGTACCTGGGCCAGCCCTCGTACTCGGTGCGTGACATCAAGGTGACCCAGTTCTGCAAGATCATCAGTGAGTTCTCCCTGGAGTATAggaccaccagggagagggtCCTCACCCAGAAACGCAAGAGGGCTGTCCACCGAGAACGCACCAAGACCAGGGGCAAGATGATCACAGAG acgGAGAAGTTCTCCGGGGCGGTCTCACAAGAGGATGACTCCGCCTCCGTCTCCATGACAGCGGAGGCGGAGCCTGAGCAGGAGGAGCATAAGAACATGAAGAACATGCTGATCAGCAGCTCTGTCCAGTGTGGGCTGAGACGCAGCCGCGCAGTCCgca GCCTAGGCAGGGTTAGCCCCCCCCAGATGTCTGGAGCCAAAGAGGACAGCACCAGCTCTCAGGACGACGCCACCGACGAGATCATGGATCGGCTCGTCAAGTCTGTCACACAGAACCCATCAGAGAGGCCGTCCAGCCCCAAGACACGCAAACGCTCGCGCCTCAACAGGAAGTCGT TGCGGAGGACACTGAAAAGTGGTCTGACTGTAGACGTGGTTCAAGCACTGGGCCTGAACAGCAAGGCTGAGGACAAGATCTGA